A DNA window from Rossellomorea marisflavi contains the following coding sequences:
- a CDS encoding alpha-glycosidase, which translates to MFLEAIFHQPRDQYAYACTETDLHIRIRTKRGDIHSIRLLHGDPYDWSDGEWQYTDRDMTLAGSDQLFDYWLATVTPSFKRLRYGFLLSDGEENIFYGEKGFSDGPSSEIGDYFCFPFLNAIDVFRAPEWVKDTVWYQIFPERFANGDPSIDPDGTLEWNAEEPAPDHFFGGDLQGVIDHIDYLKELGINGIYFTPIFKAPSNHKYDTTDYMEIDPHFGSEETLKELIDACHKRGIKVMLDAVFNHSGYHFGPFQDVLEKGEESPYKDWFHLHDFPVNPESNPPNYDTFAFEASMPKLNTEHPDVKEYLLNVGRHWVEEFDIDGWRLDVANEVDHQFWRDFRHAVKSIKPDLYILGEIWHDSMAWLRGDQFDAVMNYPFTTNILKLFAHEAISPETFVENMTTVMNMYPQTVTEVNFNLVGSHDTPRILTECGEDVRKLKLLYTFMLTSPGTPCIYYGDEIGLTGGQDPGCRKCFPWDEGQQDLDLHGHVQKLTYLRQEYDLLRNEGVFSFLPAAGEDRHVAFTKSDGDRTILVVLNCSDTDLEFTIPFELKGVPLMNILTGEEFTAEAESIELTLEAYGFAIIKF; encoded by the coding sequence ATGTTCCTTGAAGCCATTTTTCACCAACCAAGAGATCAATATGCATACGCTTGCACTGAAACAGACCTGCACATCCGTATCCGGACGAAACGGGGCGACATCCACTCCATCCGTCTTTTGCACGGTGACCCCTACGATTGGAGCGATGGAGAATGGCAATATACCGACCGTGACATGACTCTTGCCGGCAGTGATCAACTCTTTGATTACTGGCTGGCCACCGTCACCCCATCCTTCAAACGGCTTCGATATGGTTTTCTCCTTTCGGACGGCGAGGAAAACATTTTCTATGGAGAAAAAGGGTTCAGCGATGGACCCTCCTCTGAAATCGGCGACTATTTCTGCTTCCCTTTCCTTAATGCCATTGATGTGTTCAGAGCACCGGAATGGGTGAAGGATACAGTTTGGTATCAAATCTTCCCCGAGCGCTTCGCCAATGGGGATCCTTCCATCGATCCCGACGGCACGTTGGAATGGAATGCAGAAGAACCGGCCCCCGATCATTTTTTCGGAGGCGACCTTCAGGGCGTCATCGACCACATAGACTATTTAAAGGAGTTGGGGATCAACGGCATCTATTTCACCCCGATCTTCAAAGCGCCTTCTAACCACAAATATGATACAACCGATTATATGGAGATCGATCCCCACTTCGGGTCGGAAGAGACCTTGAAGGAACTCATAGATGCCTGTCATAAGCGTGGTATCAAGGTCATGCTCGATGCAGTGTTCAATCATAGCGGCTATCATTTCGGTCCATTTCAAGATGTACTGGAAAAGGGTGAAGAATCTCCTTATAAGGATTGGTTCCATTTGCACGATTTCCCGGTGAACCCCGAGTCGAACCCTCCCAATTATGATACCTTCGCCTTTGAGGCATCGATGCCGAAGCTGAATACGGAACACCCGGATGTCAAGGAATATCTATTGAACGTCGGGCGTCACTGGGTGGAGGAATTTGATATCGACGGCTGGCGGCTGGATGTTGCCAACGAAGTGGACCACCAGTTCTGGAGAGACTTCCGCCATGCCGTGAAATCCATCAAGCCTGACCTATATATCCTCGGAGAAATATGGCATGATTCCATGGCATGGCTGAGGGGCGATCAATTCGACGCGGTGATGAATTATCCCTTCACCACAAACATTCTGAAGCTGTTTGCCCACGAAGCCATTTCTCCTGAAACCTTCGTTGAGAACATGACCACCGTCATGAATATGTATCCTCAGACTGTGACCGAGGTCAACTTCAACCTCGTGGGAAGCCATGACACCCCGCGGATCTTAACAGAATGCGGGGAAGATGTCAGGAAGCTGAAGTTGCTGTATACCTTCATGCTCACCTCCCCCGGAACCCCATGTATCTATTATGGGGATGAGATCGGACTTACGGGCGGACAGGATCCGGGATGCCGCAAATGCTTCCCATGGGACGAAGGACAGCAAGACCTCGACCTTCATGGACATGTACAAAAACTCACCTATCTCCGCCAGGAATACGATCTCCTGAGGAATGAGGGGGTTTTCAGCTTCCTTCCGGCTGCCGGAGAGGACCGCCATGTGGCCTTTACGAAATCGGACGGTGACAGGACGATCCTCGTGGTATTGAATTGTTCCGACACCGACTTGGAATTCACGATTCCATTCGAATTGAAAGGCGTCCCCCTCATGAACATACTTACCGGGGAAGAGTTCACCGCAGAAGCGGAAAGCATCGAATTAACGCTTGAAGCATACGGTTTCGCCATCATCAAGTTTTAA
- a CDS encoding carbohydrate ABC transporter permease: protein MDQSNPTTKHRKTALALSLIPGLGQLYHRQFLKGVFFLIMTLSFILVFKDLISLGLWGITTLGTDVSYGDHSIFLMVYGILAIIVILFGIAFYLYNLRDAYKNGVKRDNGEKIATIREQYRNLVDNGFPYLIMSPGFLLLIFVVIFPIIFVILLAFTNYDLYHSPPAKLVDWVGIQNFVDIFKIDIWRETFVTVLAWTLVWTLGATTLQVALGIFLAIIVNQKDLKGKAIIRTVLILPWAIPAFVSILVFAGMFNESFGAINRDILGFFGIEGLPWMTEPLFSRIALIMIQMWLGFPFIFAMTTGVLQSIPDELYEAATVDGASAVQKFKNITLPLVLFATAPIIITQYTFNFNNFNVIYLFNGGGPALTGQNAGGTDILISWIYRLTMTSAQYSKAAAITLLLSIIVITVAIWQFKKTKSFQEEDMM from the coding sequence ATGGATCAATCCAATCCTACTACTAAACATAGAAAAACGGCACTGGCCCTATCTCTCATTCCCGGCCTTGGCCAGCTCTACCATCGTCAATTCCTGAAGGGGGTCTTCTTCCTCATCATGACCCTTTCCTTCATCCTGGTGTTCAAGGATCTCATATCCTTAGGGCTCTGGGGCATCACGACCCTGGGCACCGATGTTTCCTACGGAGACCATTCCATCTTCCTCATGGTATATGGCATTTTGGCCATCATCGTCATCTTATTCGGAATCGCATTCTATCTGTATAACCTGAGGGACGCTTATAAGAACGGAGTCAAAAGGGACAATGGAGAGAAGATCGCAACGATCCGCGAACAGTATCGGAACCTTGTGGATAATGGATTTCCGTACCTTATCATGTCACCGGGGTTCCTGCTTCTGATCTTCGTGGTCATTTTCCCGATCATCTTTGTCATCCTGCTGGCATTCACGAACTATGATCTTTATCACTCTCCGCCTGCAAAACTCGTAGATTGGGTGGGTATCCAGAACTTCGTCGATATCTTCAAGATCGATATCTGGCGTGAAACCTTTGTGACGGTCCTTGCGTGGACGCTGGTCTGGACCCTTGGCGCCACGACCCTGCAAGTGGCTCTTGGAATCTTCCTGGCCATCATCGTGAATCAAAAAGATCTGAAAGGGAAAGCCATCATCCGTACGGTTCTCATCCTGCCGTGGGCCATCCCGGCATTCGTCTCCATCCTCGTCTTCGCCGGGATGTTTAACGAATCATTCGGTGCCATCAACCGTGATATCCTCGGCTTCTTCGGGATTGAAGGACTCCCATGGATGACAGAGCCGCTATTCTCACGGATTGCCCTGATCATGATCCAGATGTGGCTTGGTTTCCCGTTCATCTTTGCCATGACGACGGGAGTACTCCAGTCGATCCCGGATGAATTGTATGAAGCTGCGACCGTGGACGGTGCTTCTGCCGTACAGAAGTTCAAGAATATCACACTGCCGCTTGTCCTGTTTGCAACGGCGCCGATCATCATCACGCAGTACACATTCAACTTCAACAATTTCAACGTCATTTATCTGTTCAACGGAGGCGGTCCGGCACTGACAGGGCAAAATGCCGGCGGTACCGACATCCTGATTTCATGGATCTATCGATTGACCATGACATCTGCGCAGTATTCGAAGGCAGCAGCCATCACGCTGCTCCTGTCCATCATCGTCATCACAGTGGCCATCTGGCAGTTCAAGAAGACGAAATCATTCCAGGAAGAGGATATGATGTAA
- a CDS encoding extracellular solute-binding protein encodes MKKVVSLFMVLMLVAGVLAACGPNREEGASGDGGKKAEDKDKPEKLVIWEDEKKSGWLDEVGKKFTEETGIELEVKEVEMASKMKEQLRLDGPAGTGPDVVTFPHDQIGELALAGHIAPLEVSDDVKKRFTESSILAESYDGKLYGLPKSSETPVFIYNKELMKEAPASMDDVYSFAKDFTKDGNYGFLALWDNFYFAHAPMGGYGGYVFAENDGALDPKDLGLNNDGAVEGTEYIQKWYKEGLFPKGIIGENGGSAMDGLFNEGKVASVMNGPWSFQGYKDAGIDIGVTAMPKLPNGEPMKTFMGVKGWHVSGYSKNKEWAQKFVEFITEDENAKYRFEQTQEVPTNEGLINDSAIAENEGAKAVAEQSKYAVPMPNIPEMGEVWDPMAKSLQTVVTGKQEPKAAMDAAVKQIEDNIKANHSN; translated from the coding sequence GTGAAGAAAGTCGTTTCGTTATTCATGGTCTTGATGCTGGTAGCAGGGGTATTGGCTGCATGCGGTCCGAACAGAGAAGAAGGAGCATCCGGAGACGGAGGCAAGAAAGCGGAAGATAAGGATAAGCCTGAAAAACTGGTAATCTGGGAAGATGAGAAGAAATCCGGATGGCTGGATGAAGTTGGTAAGAAGTTCACGGAAGAAACAGGAATCGAGCTTGAGGTAAAGGAAGTCGAAATGGCTTCTAAAATGAAAGAGCAGCTGCGTCTCGATGGACCAGCAGGTACGGGTCCTGATGTCGTGACATTCCCACATGATCAAATCGGGGAACTTGCCCTTGCCGGCCATATTGCGCCACTTGAAGTGTCTGATGACGTCAAGAAGCGTTTCACAGAGTCTTCCATCCTTGCAGAAAGCTATGATGGTAAGCTTTATGGCCTGCCTAAATCGTCTGAAACACCAGTATTCATTTACAACAAAGAGTTGATGAAAGAAGCACCTGCATCAATGGATGATGTGTATTCGTTCGCAAAAGATTTCACGAAAGATGGCAACTATGGATTCCTTGCACTATGGGATAACTTCTACTTTGCCCACGCACCGATGGGTGGATACGGTGGCTATGTGTTCGCTGAAAATGACGGAGCCCTTGATCCGAAAGATCTTGGACTGAATAACGATGGAGCAGTAGAAGGAACGGAATATATTCAGAAATGGTACAAAGAAGGGTTATTCCCTAAAGGCATCATCGGTGAAAACGGTGGATCCGCCATGGACGGATTGTTCAACGAAGGAAAAGTGGCATCTGTCATGAACGGACCATGGTCCTTCCAGGGGTATAAGGATGCGGGGATCGATATCGGTGTAACAGCGATGCCGAAGCTTCCGAACGGTGAGCCGATGAAAACGTTCATGGGTGTTAAAGGATGGCATGTATCCGGCTATTCCAAGAACAAAGAATGGGCACAGAAATTCGTAGAGTTCATCACAGAAGATGAGAATGCAAAATATCGTTTTGAACAAACACAGGAAGTACCGACAAATGAAGGCTTGATCAATGATTCTGCGATTGCTGAAAATGAAGGCGCTAAAGCTGTTGCCGAGCAGTCCAAATACGCTGTACCGATGCCGAATATCCCTGAAATGGGTGAAGTCTGGGATCCGATGGCCAAATCACTGCAAACAGTCGTGACCGGCAAGCAGGAGCCTAAAGCGGCCATGGATGCTGCGGTCAAGCAAATCGAGGATAACATCAAAGCCAACCATTCTAATTAA
- a CDS encoding MATE family efflux transporter translates to MDTKKRMTLFALTWPIFIEILLHMLMGNADTLMLSQYSDRSVAAVGVSNQILSLIIVMFGFIATGTAILVAQHLGAKEHAISGEVALVSLVTNLAFGVLLSAILLFTGKGILEIMGLPRELMEEASGYLRIVGGFIFIQALIMTAGAILRSYGYTKDAMYITIGMNILNVAGNYLFIFGPFGLPVLGVEGVAISTIASRFIGLVVSIIVIKKRIPSALPLNKLGHIPVRHMKNLLKIGIPSAGEQLSYNGSQMVITYFIVSIGTYALTTKVYAQNLMMFIFLFSVAISQGTQIMIGHMIGAREYENAYARCLKSLKIAIVISLCMAGVVSIAAEPLLGIFTSNPEIISSAKVLIYLTLLLEPGRSFNLVVINALRAAGDVKYPVYLGIASMWGVGVPLSYVLGITLELGLVGVWISFIADEWLRGLLMLRRWRARTWIHKGFVRNEKAV, encoded by the coding sequence ATGGACACAAAAAAACGAATGACCTTGTTTGCCCTCACGTGGCCGATCTTCATTGAAATCCTTCTTCATATGCTCATGGGGAATGCCGATACCCTCATGCTCAGTCAATATTCAGATCGTTCCGTTGCAGCCGTCGGGGTATCGAATCAGATCCTCTCCCTCATCATCGTGATGTTCGGTTTCATCGCAACCGGCACGGCGATCCTGGTGGCCCAGCACCTCGGAGCCAAAGAGCATGCCATATCCGGTGAAGTCGCCCTCGTCTCCCTTGTCACGAACCTTGCATTCGGAGTGCTCTTGAGTGCCATCCTTTTGTTTACCGGCAAAGGCATCCTGGAGATCATGGGGCTTCCCCGGGAACTGATGGAAGAAGCATCCGGATACCTCAGGATCGTCGGAGGATTCATCTTCATCCAGGCCCTCATCATGACGGCGGGGGCAATCCTAAGGAGTTACGGATATACAAAAGACGCTATGTACATCACCATCGGCATGAACATCCTGAATGTAGCAGGAAATTATCTATTCATATTCGGCCCATTCGGCTTACCGGTCCTTGGAGTGGAAGGCGTGGCGATCTCCACCATCGCCTCCCGCTTCATCGGCCTTGTCGTAAGCATCATTGTCATCAAGAAGCGCATCCCTTCAGCCCTGCCGTTGAACAAGCTGGGGCACATCCCTGTCCGTCATATGAAGAATCTGCTAAAGATCGGGATTCCATCAGCCGGTGAACAACTGTCATACAACGGCTCTCAGATGGTGATCACCTACTTCATCGTGAGTATCGGAACCTATGCATTGACCACCAAAGTATACGCACAGAACCTGATGATGTTCATTTTTCTTTTCAGCGTGGCCATCAGTCAAGGTACACAGATCATGATCGGCCATATGATTGGTGCCAGGGAATACGAGAACGCCTACGCACGATGCCTAAAAAGTCTCAAGATCGCCATTGTCATATCACTGTGTATGGCAGGAGTTGTCTCGATCGCAGCAGAACCATTATTGGGAATCTTCACTTCCAATCCGGAGATCATCTCATCGGCGAAAGTTCTCATTTATCTCACCCTCTTATTGGAACCCGGGAGAAGCTTCAATCTCGTGGTCATCAATGCATTGAGGGCAGCAGGTGATGTTAAGTACCCTGTCTATCTCGGCATCGCTTCAATGTGGGGGGTCGGAGTACCCCTCTCTTATGTTCTCGGCATCACATTAGAGCTCGGACTCGTCGGCGTCTGGATCTCCTTCATTGCGGACGAATGGCTCAGGGGTCTCCTCATGCTGAGGCGATGGCGTGCCAGAACGTGGATTCACAAAGGATTTGTACGGAATGAAAAGGCCGTTTAA
- a CDS encoding P-II family nitrogen regulator, which produces MKKVEAIIRAEAFINLREALSTRGFSGLTVSEAAGCGKQKGKQGIFRGNKFEIKLVPRIKVEMVVDDEQVEDIVDLIVEYCSTNTVGDGKIFIYPVEEVIRIRSGERGKQAVL; this is translated from the coding sequence ATGAAAAAAGTGGAAGCCATCATTCGAGCGGAGGCATTCATCAATTTACGTGAAGCACTCAGCACAAGGGGATTCAGTGGATTGACCGTATCGGAAGCAGCCGGCTGCGGCAAGCAAAAAGGGAAACAGGGGATATTCAGGGGCAACAAATTCGAAATCAAGCTGGTCCCCCGGATCAAAGTTGAAATGGTTGTTGATGATGAACAAGTAGAAGATATTGTCGATCTCATTGTGGAATACTGCAGCACCAACACAGTCGGAGACGGAAAGATCTTCATTTATCCTGTTGAAGAAGTCATCCGTATCCGCTCTGGAGAAAGAGGAAAGCAAGCTGTTCTGTAA